In one Drosophila pseudoobscura strain MV-25-SWS-2005 chromosome X, UCI_Dpse_MV25, whole genome shotgun sequence genomic region, the following are encoded:
- the LOC4814507 gene encoding 3'-5' RNA helicase YTHDC2 isoform X1, translating into MADNNNIQKSKKRKKNKNKKGKKGPTAASGKRSQQPASGLSANSIKIVDLPLTKMDILQHKLADFLDSDQVEFQLEGLTEEQRSHIAGCAQALGLNYISYGPAHSRVLCISRAPGSCLHLCLDAPVLMVSSRVTRILSSSVAKIERAMCLAAIIGNGPRAKQDGDRESFGLVGLRKIPPHPAYTNNPMIQERMNLPIYGYRSIIQDTLQRFQVLIIKGATGSGKSTQVPQYVLESAAYHNYPVRVVVSQPRRIAAISVSERISRERGEMPGIIVGYQIRMNSNCTSHTVLTLTTSGCLLRALTMDTQAFFQSVTHLIIDEVHERDLDTDFLLLVIKLELRRNPYLRVILMSATMDLNALSAYFGNVPVLDVEGRSFGVRIFQMEHILRETGYMTEGMKDVLGNKVDTATEHELLHAYSLTRHVEGEIDNNLILSLLELLVNTGVRGAVIVYLPGYNDITTLMECLCYSLPMDKVQVLLLHSQVESHEQNKIFRHYPNIQLTIILSTNIGQTSITIPELVYVIDLGKSKMKIYDAKTNASQLTTVSISQADAQQRAGRAGRTREGICYRLYSCDTFAKMSWYPVPEIQRRTLDEICLLAKIAAPEQSIPKFLSQALDAPQPEAVNQACSRLKLLGVLHDGDESITMLGRIIAELPLSVQMAKCVVYAAYYRCLGSMIIIAAYHSIRDPFFLPVDRRRSFQTQEARLKFTEGINSDLIGMISLFQQYTEASRNSHRDVVQFCERNYLCSKSMAMFFSAVLTLRDSVTRIFKLDQTTRRQASANDRNNNMLRLALTAGLYPNLAYYDRNKNELVSECDPNVLVSRTSCLLGKKKTRTLATEWVLYVEKSRVSDSKSSLEQTSLVSTLHVAIAGGKVLKMAQRPSSSLGLLDTAPKGQLCIDHWVRISMHPMFAEQLINLRMLMKRELDKMLMMRRVDLYVGPDIALSLLSVDEGTMALN; encoded by the exons ATGGCAGACAACaataatattcaaaaatcgaaaaagcgtaagaagaataaaaataaaaaaggaaaaaagggaCCTACAGCAGCTAGTGGAAAGCGTTCACAGCAACCAGCATCGGGCTTATCTGCAAATAGTATTAAGATTGTTGACCTACCACTCACAAAGATGGATATCTTACAGCATAAGCTTGCAGACTTCCTGGACTCCGACCAAGTGGAGTTCCAGCTAGAGGGCTTGACCGAGGAACAGCGCAGCCACATTGCCGGCTGTGCCCAGGCTTTGGGACTGAACTACATCAGCTATGGGCCAGCTCACAGCCGAGTTCTTTGCATCAGTCGGGCTCCGGGCTCGTGTCTACACCTTTGCCTCGACGCCCCCGTGCTGATGGTTAGCTCTAGAGTAACCCGAATCCTATCATCGTCAGTGGCCAAAATTGAGCGTGCGATGTGTTTGGCGGCAATCATAGGAAATGGTCCGCGGGCAAAGCAAGACGGGGACCGAGAAAGCTTCGGATTAGTGGGCCTCCGAAAAATACCCCCACACCCGGCATACACAAACAATCCGATGATTCAAGAACGCATGAATCTACCTATTTATGGCTACCGCTCAATAATTCAGGACACTCTGCAGCGTTTCCAG GTTCTCATTATCAAGGGTGCCACCGGCTCCGGCAAGTCAACGCAGGTGCCACAATATGTGCTTGAGTCGGCTGCATACCATAACTACCCCGTGCGTGTCGTGGTGAGCCAGCCGCGTCGTATCGCGGCCATCAGCGTCTCGGAGAGAATCTCGAGGGAGCGGGGCGAGATGCCAGGCATCATAGTTGGCTATCAGATCCGCATGAACA GCAATTGCACCAGCCACACTGTTCTCACGCTGACCACCAGCGGCTGCCTGTTGCGGGCCCTGACCATGGATACCCAGGCCTTCTTTCAGAGCGTCACACACTTGATTATCGATGAGGTGCACGAGCGTGACCTGGACACGGACTTTCTGCTGCTAGTCATCAAGCTGGAGCTCAGACGAAATCCCTATCTTAGGGTGATTCTAATGTCGGCCACCATGGACCTAAATGCGTTGTCCGCATACTTTGGCAATGTGCCCGTCCTGGATGTAGAGGGACGCAGCTTCGGAGTGCGCATCTTTCAGATGGAGCACATTCTCCGCGAGACTGGCTATATGACCGAAGGCATGAAAGACGTATTGGGCAACAAGGTTGATACCGCGACAGAGCACGAACTGCTGCATGCCTACAGCCTCACGCGACACGTGGAGGGTGAAATTGACAACAACCTGATTCTCTCCTTGCTGGAACTCCTTGTGAATACGGGCGTGAGGGGAGCGGTAATTGTGTACCTTCCCGGCTACAATGATATTACCACGTTGATGGAGTGCCTGTGCTACTCACTTCCGATGGACAAAGTACAAGTACTTCTGTTGCACAGCCAGGTGGAGAGCCATGAGCAGAATAAGATATTCCGTCATTACCCGAATATCCAGCTGACGATCATTCTGAGCACCAACATCGGCCAGACGTCCATCACCATACCGGAGCTGGTCTATGTTATCGATTTGGGTAAATCCAAGATGAAGATCTATGACGCCAAAACGAACGCTTCGCAGCTGACCACAGTGTCGATCTCCCAGGCGGATGCCCAGCAGAGAGCTGGCCGAGCTGGTCGAACCCGCGAAGGCATCTGCTATCGTCTGTACTCTTGCGACACATTCGCCAAGATGAGCTGGTATCCTGTTCCGGAGATACAGCGGCGCACGCTGGACGAGATCTGTCTGCTGGCCAAGATTGCTGCTCCTGAGCAGTCCATACCAAAGTTTCTGTCGCAGGCACTGGATGCACCGCAGCCGGAGGCCGTCAATCAGGCCTGTTCGCGGCTCAAGTTGTTGGGCGTGCTGCACGACGGGGACGAGTCGATCACCATGCTTGGCCGGATCATTGCGGAGCTGCCATTGAGCGTGCAGATGGCTAAGTGCGTGGTATACGCGGCATACTATCGCTGTCTGGGCAGCATGATCATCATTGCTGCCTACCACTCCATCCGTGATCCCTTCTTTCTGCCCGTTGATCGAAGGAGGAGCTTTCAAACTCAAGAGGCGCGCCTCAAATTCACCGAGGGCATCAACAGCGATTTGATCGGAATGATAAGTCTCTTCCAGCAATACACGGAAGCTTCCCGAAACAGCCACAGGGACGTGGTCCAGTTCTGTGAGCGCAACTATCTTTGTTCCAAATCCATGGCCATGTTTTTTTCGGCCGTGCTAACGCTTCGGGACTCTGTTACCAGAATTTTTAAGCTAGATCAGACCACCAGGCGCCAAGCCAGCGCCAAtgacagaaacaacaacatgCTTCGGCTGGCCCTCACAGCTGGACTCTACCCCAATCTGGCCTATTATGACCGCAACAAGAACGAGCTTGTGTCCGAGTGCGATCCCAACGTACTTGTCTCCCGCACCTCCTGCTTGCTGGGCAAAAAGAAGACGAGGACCCTGGCCACCGAGTGGGTACTGTACGTGGAGAAGTCACGTGTCTCCGACTCCAAATCGTCGCTGGAGCAAACCAGCTTGGTCAGCACCCTTCATGTGGCCATCGCCGGTGGAAAGGTGCTCAAGATGGCACAGAGACCAAGCAGCAGCCTCGGCTTGCTGGACACCGCCCCCAAGGGGCAACTTTGTATTGACCACTGGGTACGCATCTCTATGCACCCGATGTTTGCAGAGCAACTGATCAATTTGCGCATGCTAATGAAGCGCGAGCTGGACAAAATGTTGATGATGCGTCGTGTGGATCTATATGTTGGCCCAGACATAGCCCTTTCTTTGTTGAGTGTCGATGAGGGCACCATGGCCCTCAACTAA
- the LOC4814507 gene encoding 3'-5' RNA helicase YTHDC2 isoform X2 encodes MVSSRVTRILSSSVAKIERAMCLAAIIGNGPRAKQDGDRESFGLVGLRKIPPHPAYTNNPMIQERMNLPIYGYRSIIQDTLQRFQVLIIKGATGSGKSTQVPQYVLESAAYHNYPVRVVVSQPRRIAAISVSERISRERGEMPGIIVGYQIRMNSNCTSHTVLTLTTSGCLLRALTMDTQAFFQSVTHLIIDEVHERDLDTDFLLLVIKLELRRNPYLRVILMSATMDLNALSAYFGNVPVLDVEGRSFGVRIFQMEHILRETGYMTEGMKDVLGNKVDTATEHELLHAYSLTRHVEGEIDNNLILSLLELLVNTGVRGAVIVYLPGYNDITTLMECLCYSLPMDKVQVLLLHSQVESHEQNKIFRHYPNIQLTIILSTNIGQTSITIPELVYVIDLGKSKMKIYDAKTNASQLTTVSISQADAQQRAGRAGRTREGICYRLYSCDTFAKMSWYPVPEIQRRTLDEICLLAKIAAPEQSIPKFLSQALDAPQPEAVNQACSRLKLLGVLHDGDESITMLGRIIAELPLSVQMAKCVVYAAYYRCLGSMIIIAAYHSIRDPFFLPVDRRRSFQTQEARLKFTEGINSDLIGMISLFQQYTEASRNSHRDVVQFCERNYLCSKSMAMFFSAVLTLRDSVTRIFKLDQTTRRQASANDRNNNMLRLALTAGLYPNLAYYDRNKNELVSECDPNVLVSRTSCLLGKKKTRTLATEWVLYVEKSRVSDSKSSLEQTSLVSTLHVAIAGGKVLKMAQRPSSSLGLLDTAPKGQLCIDHWVRISMHPMFAEQLINLRMLMKRELDKMLMMRRVDLYVGPDIALSLLSVDEGTMALN; translated from the exons ATGGTTAGCTCTAGAGTAACCCGAATCCTATCATCGTCAGTGGCCAAAATTGAGCGTGCGATGTGTTTGGCGGCAATCATAGGAAATGGTCCGCGGGCAAAGCAAGACGGGGACCGAGAAAGCTTCGGATTAGTGGGCCTCCGAAAAATACCCCCACACCCGGCATACACAAACAATCCGATGATTCAAGAACGCATGAATCTACCTATTTATGGCTACCGCTCAATAATTCAGGACACTCTGCAGCGTTTCCAG GTTCTCATTATCAAGGGTGCCACCGGCTCCGGCAAGTCAACGCAGGTGCCACAATATGTGCTTGAGTCGGCTGCATACCATAACTACCCCGTGCGTGTCGTGGTGAGCCAGCCGCGTCGTATCGCGGCCATCAGCGTCTCGGAGAGAATCTCGAGGGAGCGGGGCGAGATGCCAGGCATCATAGTTGGCTATCAGATCCGCATGAACA GCAATTGCACCAGCCACACTGTTCTCACGCTGACCACCAGCGGCTGCCTGTTGCGGGCCCTGACCATGGATACCCAGGCCTTCTTTCAGAGCGTCACACACTTGATTATCGATGAGGTGCACGAGCGTGACCTGGACACGGACTTTCTGCTGCTAGTCATCAAGCTGGAGCTCAGACGAAATCCCTATCTTAGGGTGATTCTAATGTCGGCCACCATGGACCTAAATGCGTTGTCCGCATACTTTGGCAATGTGCCCGTCCTGGATGTAGAGGGACGCAGCTTCGGAGTGCGCATCTTTCAGATGGAGCACATTCTCCGCGAGACTGGCTATATGACCGAAGGCATGAAAGACGTATTGGGCAACAAGGTTGATACCGCGACAGAGCACGAACTGCTGCATGCCTACAGCCTCACGCGACACGTGGAGGGTGAAATTGACAACAACCTGATTCTCTCCTTGCTGGAACTCCTTGTGAATACGGGCGTGAGGGGAGCGGTAATTGTGTACCTTCCCGGCTACAATGATATTACCACGTTGATGGAGTGCCTGTGCTACTCACTTCCGATGGACAAAGTACAAGTACTTCTGTTGCACAGCCAGGTGGAGAGCCATGAGCAGAATAAGATATTCCGTCATTACCCGAATATCCAGCTGACGATCATTCTGAGCACCAACATCGGCCAGACGTCCATCACCATACCGGAGCTGGTCTATGTTATCGATTTGGGTAAATCCAAGATGAAGATCTATGACGCCAAAACGAACGCTTCGCAGCTGACCACAGTGTCGATCTCCCAGGCGGATGCCCAGCAGAGAGCTGGCCGAGCTGGTCGAACCCGCGAAGGCATCTGCTATCGTCTGTACTCTTGCGACACATTCGCCAAGATGAGCTGGTATCCTGTTCCGGAGATACAGCGGCGCACGCTGGACGAGATCTGTCTGCTGGCCAAGATTGCTGCTCCTGAGCAGTCCATACCAAAGTTTCTGTCGCAGGCACTGGATGCACCGCAGCCGGAGGCCGTCAATCAGGCCTGTTCGCGGCTCAAGTTGTTGGGCGTGCTGCACGACGGGGACGAGTCGATCACCATGCTTGGCCGGATCATTGCGGAGCTGCCATTGAGCGTGCAGATGGCTAAGTGCGTGGTATACGCGGCATACTATCGCTGTCTGGGCAGCATGATCATCATTGCTGCCTACCACTCCATCCGTGATCCCTTCTTTCTGCCCGTTGATCGAAGGAGGAGCTTTCAAACTCAAGAGGCGCGCCTCAAATTCACCGAGGGCATCAACAGCGATTTGATCGGAATGATAAGTCTCTTCCAGCAATACACGGAAGCTTCCCGAAACAGCCACAGGGACGTGGTCCAGTTCTGTGAGCGCAACTATCTTTGTTCCAAATCCATGGCCATGTTTTTTTCGGCCGTGCTAACGCTTCGGGACTCTGTTACCAGAATTTTTAAGCTAGATCAGACCACCAGGCGCCAAGCCAGCGCCAAtgacagaaacaacaacatgCTTCGGCTGGCCCTCACAGCTGGACTCTACCCCAATCTGGCCTATTATGACCGCAACAAGAACGAGCTTGTGTCCGAGTGCGATCCCAACGTACTTGTCTCCCGCACCTCCTGCTTGCTGGGCAAAAAGAAGACGAGGACCCTGGCCACCGAGTGGGTACTGTACGTGGAGAAGTCACGTGTCTCCGACTCCAAATCGTCGCTGGAGCAAACCAGCTTGGTCAGCACCCTTCATGTGGCCATCGCCGGTGGAAAGGTGCTCAAGATGGCACAGAGACCAAGCAGCAGCCTCGGCTTGCTGGACACCGCCCCCAAGGGGCAACTTTGTATTGACCACTGGGTACGCATCTCTATGCACCCGATGTTTGCAGAGCAACTGATCAATTTGCGCATGCTAATGAAGCGCGAGCTGGACAAAATGTTGATGATGCGTCGTGTGGATCTATATGTTGGCCCAGACATAGCCCTTTCTTTGTTGAGTGTCGATGAGGGCACCATGGCCCTCAACTAA
- the LOC4815023 gene encoding uncharacterized protein C9orf85 homolog has product MSSQRGNVNRTRAQKHKNRFVFKNDLHDKTPQQMRLNAMHVSTVCQRCKEVIEWKIKYKKYKPLTQAKTCSHCKERTVKKAYHVICRECAIKAHACAKCLKTADEVAIEAPEPTPQEEQQLQVEMDRLVKSFSERKRRAFVRYMAKGKKQEPTEKDEETQEIEEKAKRVAHTRAELLDKIKQLNLAEEDDEDDYDDDDDDDEDEDGEDESEVDSNEEDSEEEKPVKAK; this is encoded by the coding sequence ATGAGTTCCCAACGCGGTAACGTCAACCGCACACGTgcacagaaacacaaaaatcgTTTTGTATTCAAGAATGATCTGCACGACAAGACGCCGCAACAGATGCGCCTCAACGCCATGCACGTCTCGACGGTCTGCCAGCGCTGCAAGGAGGTGATCGAGTGGAAGATCAAATACAAGAAGTACAAGCCGCTCACCCAGGCGAAGACCTGCAGCCATTGCAAGGAGAGGACGGTGAAGAAGGCCTACCATGTCATCTGTCGGGAGTGCGCCATCAAGGCGCACGCCTGCGCCAAGTGCCTGAAGACCGCCGACGAGGTGGCCATAGAGGCGCCCGAGCCAACGCCACAGGAAGAGCAACAGTTGCAGGTGGAAATGGACCGTTTGGTCAAATCATTCTCAGAGCGCAAACGTCGCGCCTTCGTGCGCTACATGGCCAAGGGCAAAAAGCAAGAGCCCACTGAGAAGGACGAGGAGACGCAGGAGATCGAGGAAAAGGCGAAACGTGTGGCCCACACTCGCGCCGAGCTGCTGGACAAAATTAAGCAACTGAACCTAGCCGAAGAGGACGATGAGGATGAttacgacgatgatgatgacgatgacgaggacgaggacggtGAAGATGAATCAGAGGTTGATTCTAACGAAGAAGACAGCGAGGAAGAGAAACCTGTTAAAGCGAAATAA